One part of the Tenacibaculum sp. 190130A14a genome encodes these proteins:
- a CDS encoding alpha-amylase family glycosyl hydrolase → MKKLLIVFIGCITLFSCKKEEKKLKQEVPFVWNGANLYFLLTDRFHNGDTSNDVNFNRTHEPSKFRGFEGGDLKGITKKIKEGYFDELGVNAIWMSPIVEQIHDGTDEDTGYTYGFHGYWTKDWTQLDPNFGTEEDLKELIKTAHKHKIRILLDAVVNHIGPVTAKDKVWEENWVRTTPQCVYKNYETTVTCTLVRNLPDVLTESNEEVALPEELVKKWKAEGRYEQEVKELDEFFKKTGYPRAPRFYIMKWLADYVKEFGIDGYRVDTVKHVEENVWQEFKTICDTAYEEFKSAHPTEYLGKDFYLVGEVYGYGISGGQFYDFGDKKVNYFDKAFNSLINFEFKWNAKQLPSYEALFAKYDKALHNELKGFETLNYMTSHDDGQPFDPKREKAYETATKLLLSPGTSQIYYGDEVARPLIIEGAEGDANLRSPMDWEELKKQDTKDLLAHWQKLGKFRKNHPAVGAGKHLMISERPYLFKRSFEQGTFKEEIVIGLDLPKGEKTLDVAAVFKEGTLLKDAYSNQEIKVTNGKIVINTPYTIVLLENN, encoded by the coding sequence ATGAAGAAACTACTCATTGTTTTCATAGGATGCATCACCTTATTTTCTTGTAAAAAAGAAGAGAAAAAACTAAAGCAAGAAGTTCCGTTTGTTTGGAATGGAGCAAACTTATACTTTTTACTTACCGATAGGTTTCATAATGGAGACACCTCCAACGATGTGAACTTTAATAGAACACATGAACCATCAAAATTCAGAGGATTTGAAGGAGGAGACTTAAAAGGAATTACCAAAAAAATAAAAGAAGGATACTTTGATGAATTAGGAGTTAATGCTATATGGATGTCGCCTATCGTAGAGCAAATTCATGATGGAACCGATGAAGATACGGGGTATACTTATGGTTTTCATGGATATTGGACCAAAGATTGGACACAATTGGATCCGAATTTTGGAACTGAAGAAGACCTTAAAGAGCTTATCAAAACAGCACATAAACACAAAATTAGAATTTTGTTAGATGCCGTTGTAAACCACATTGGTCCGGTAACAGCCAAGGATAAGGTTTGGGAAGAAAATTGGGTGCGCACAACCCCGCAATGTGTATATAAAAACTATGAAACAACGGTAACCTGTACACTTGTAAGAAACTTACCAGATGTATTAACAGAAAGTAATGAAGAAGTAGCCTTACCAGAAGAATTGGTTAAAAAATGGAAAGCAGAAGGACGTTATGAGCAGGAAGTAAAAGAACTGGACGAGTTTTTTAAGAAAACCGGATATCCTAGAGCACCACGATTTTATATTATGAAATGGTTGGCAGATTATGTCAAAGAATTCGGAATTGATGGGTACCGTGTAGATACGGTAAAACACGTAGAAGAAAATGTATGGCAAGAATTTAAAACCATCTGCGATACCGCATATGAAGAGTTTAAATCAGCACATCCAACAGAATACTTAGGAAAAGACTTTTATCTAGTTGGAGAAGTCTATGGATATGGAATTAGTGGTGGACAGTTCTATGATTTTGGAGATAAGAAAGTAAACTATTTCGATAAGGCTTTCAACAGCTTAATCAACTTTGAATTTAAATGGAATGCAAAGCAACTCCCTAGTTACGAAGCCCTATTTGCTAAGTATGACAAAGCCTTGCATAATGAGTTAAAAGGTTTTGAAACCTTAAACTACATGACCTCACATGATGATGGACAACCTTTTGATCCTAAAAGAGAAAAAGCTTATGAAACAGCTACAAAACTGTTGTTATCACCAGGTACATCACAAATATACTATGGAGATGAAGTAGCACGTCCGTTAATCATAGAAGGAGCAGAAGGAGATGCTAATTTACGTTCTCCAATGGATTGGGAGGAACTAAAAAAACAAGATACTAAAGATTTGCTAGCACATTGGCAGAAATTAGGAAAGTTTAGAAAGAATCACCCAGCGGTTGGAGCAGGAAAACATCTAATGATTTCTGAAAGACCATATCTATTCAAAAGAAGTTTTGAGCAAGGTACTTTTAAAGAAGAAATAGTAATCGGTTTAGACTTACCTAAAGGAGAGAAAACCCTTGATGTAGCAGCTGTATTTAAAGAAGGAACTTTATTAAAAGACGCGTATTCAAATCAAGAAATAAAAGTAACCAACGGAAAAATAGTTATAAACACCCCTTATACAATTGTATTATTAGAAAACAACTAA